One Gossypium hirsutum isolate 1008001.06 chromosome A11, Gossypium_hirsutum_v2.1, whole genome shotgun sequence genomic window carries:
- the LOC107888398 gene encoding YTH domain-containing protein ECT2 isoform X2 — protein sequence MATPDQVADSLENLSLDSQSKTTKAPEPVKKDFYGDNGSYMYPQTYGYMSYAPYSIPSPPLPAMGHDGQLHALQEYYYPSPYYQPPLQTSQANAPQVDVSSFGATDQSSLSVDTNKGNSNGITSGGSGSLKPTLKSSSLNPNAFYKGGGLPTGNLSQGYQDPRFSYDGNQSPIPWLDISMSPNGQSEQTANGGFSSYTNNLSSGRNQNLHPFPHVMNMHNARPSSGVGQSYGYMNHMYPNNVTYGHYGNAIRGGSGFGSYGYDARKKGLGWYNVGNNKSRFRGYGKENIDGFNELNKGPRVKGYKNKDGSGNATLAVKDQNLPLIKSNDEDIVSLVPDTEQYNREDFPESYSDGMFFVIKSYSEDDVHKSIKYNVWASTSNGNKKLDAAFREAKEKPDGCPVFLLFSVNTSGQFVGLAEMVGPVDFNKTVEYWQQDKWTGCFPVKWHIVKDVPNASLRHITLKNNENKSVTNSRDTQEVNFEQGIQILKIFKDHSSKTCILDDFEFYETRQKIIQEKKAKHRLLQKQVSNGEPNDDAVTDSKQNAAIAKEASEKSTSASTAEVAKANGDVKHIEENGSVVVTEDGPVKPVCAASAC from the exons ATGGCCACTCCTGATC AAGTTGCAGATTCACTTGAGAACTTGTCTTTGGATTCTCAATCCAAGACCACAAAAGCTCCTGAGCCTGTCAAGAAG GATTTTTACGGTGACAATGGCTCTTACATGTACCCGCAAACTTATGGTTACATGTCATATGCGCCGTATTCTATTCCCAGTCCACCTCTTCCTGCTATGGGACATGATGGTCAGCTACATGCCTTGCAAGAGTACTACTATCCAAGCCCTTATTACCAACCACCTctgcaaactagtcaagccaatGCTCCTCAAGTTGATGTTTCGAGTTTCGGTGCAACTGATCAATCTTCCTTATCTGTTGATACAAATAAAGGAAATTCAAATGGTATAACAAGTGGTGGATCAGGGTCATTAAAACCAACCTTGAAGAGTTCCTCTCTAAATCCTAATGCTTTTTATAAAGGAGGAGGCTTGCCAACTGGTAATCTATCTCAAGGTTACCAGGATCCAAGGTTTAGCTATGATGGGAATCAGTCGCCAATACCTTGGTTAGATATTTCCATGTCTCCTAATGGGCAATCTGAACAAACTGCAAATGGTGGGTTCTCTTCATATACAAACAACCTCTCATCTGGGCGGAATCAGAACCTTCATCCCTTCCCTCATGTCATG AATATGCACAACGCAAGACCATCATCAGGTGTAGGCCAATCATATGGATACATGAACCACATGTACCCTAACAATGTGACCTATGGTCATTATGGGAATGCCATTAGAGGCGGTTCTGGGTTTGGATCATATGGATATGATGCCCGGAAGAAAGGTCTAGGGTGGTATAATGTTGGTAACAACAAATCTAGGTTCCGTGGTTATGGAAAAGAGAATATTgatggtttcaatgagctaaaCAAAGGACCCAGAGTAAAAGGGTATAAGAATAAGGATGGTTCTGGAAATGCAACTCTAGCTGTCAAAGATCAGAACCTTCCATTGATCAAGAGCAATGATGAGGACATTGTTTCTCTTGTTCCAGATACAGAGCAGTACAATAGAGAAGATTTTCCCGAGAGTTATTCAGATGGTATGTTTTTCGTCATTAAATCCTATAGTGAGGATGATGTCCACAAAAGCATCAAATACAACGTATGGGCCAGTACATCTAATGGCAACAAGAAACTCGATGCTGCATTCCGGGAGGCCAAGGAGAAGCCTGATGGCTGTCCTGTATTTCTACTGTTTTCG GTTAATACCAGTGGACAATTTGTTGGATTAGCAGAAATGGTGGGTCCGGTTGATTTTAATAAAACTGTAGAGTATTGGCAGCAAGACAAGTGGACTGGTTGCTTCCCTGTGAAGTGGCACATCGTCAAGGATGTTCCAAATGCTTCATTGAGGCACATAACGCTTAAGAACAATGAGAACAAGTCTGTCACCAATAGTAGAGACACCCAAGAG GTTaattttgagcaagggattcaaATTCTCAAAATCTTTAAGGATCATTCAAGTAAGACCTGCattcttgatgattttgaatTCTACGAGACTCGTCAAAAGATAATCCAAGAGAAAAAGGCTAAGCATCGGCTTTTACAGAAACAG GTTTCGAATGGGGAGCCTAATGATGATGCTGTAACTGATAGCAAACAAAATGCAGCCATAGCAAAGGAGGCTTCGGAAAAATCAACGTCTGCATCGACGGCGGAGGTAGCGAAGGCGAATGGAGATGTTAAACATATAGAAGAGAATGGATCAGTTGTTGTAACCGAAGATGGCCCCGTGAAACCGGTGTGTGCAGCCAGTGCTTGCTAA
- the LOC107888398 gene encoding YTH domain-containing protein ECT2 isoform X1, with protein sequence MATPDRILANFTPLEVADSLENLSLDSQSKTTKAPEPVKKDFYGDNGSYMYPQTYGYMSYAPYSIPSPPLPAMGHDGQLHALQEYYYPSPYYQPPLQTSQANAPQVDVSSFGATDQSSLSVDTNKGNSNGITSGGSGSLKPTLKSSSLNPNAFYKGGGLPTGNLSQGYQDPRFSYDGNQSPIPWLDISMSPNGQSEQTANGGFSSYTNNLSSGRNQNLHPFPHVMNMHNARPSSGVGQSYGYMNHMYPNNVTYGHYGNAIRGGSGFGSYGYDARKKGLGWYNVGNNKSRFRGYGKENIDGFNELNKGPRVKGYKNKDGSGNATLAVKDQNLPLIKSNDEDIVSLVPDTEQYNREDFPESYSDGMFFVIKSYSEDDVHKSIKYNVWASTSNGNKKLDAAFREAKEKPDGCPVFLLFSVNTSGQFVGLAEMVGPVDFNKTVEYWQQDKWTGCFPVKWHIVKDVPNASLRHITLKNNENKSVTNSRDTQEVNFEQGIQILKIFKDHSSKTCILDDFEFYETRQKIIQEKKAKHRLLQKQVSNGEPNDDAVTDSKQNAAIAKEASEKSTSASTAEVAKANGDVKHIEENGSVVVTEDGPVKPVCAASAC encoded by the exons ATGGCCACTCCTGATCGTATCCTTGCTAACTTTACTCCTCTGG AAGTTGCAGATTCACTTGAGAACTTGTCTTTGGATTCTCAATCCAAGACCACAAAAGCTCCTGAGCCTGTCAAGAAG GATTTTTACGGTGACAATGGCTCTTACATGTACCCGCAAACTTATGGTTACATGTCATATGCGCCGTATTCTATTCCCAGTCCACCTCTTCCTGCTATGGGACATGATGGTCAGCTACATGCCTTGCAAGAGTACTACTATCCAAGCCCTTATTACCAACCACCTctgcaaactagtcaagccaatGCTCCTCAAGTTGATGTTTCGAGTTTCGGTGCAACTGATCAATCTTCCTTATCTGTTGATACAAATAAAGGAAATTCAAATGGTATAACAAGTGGTGGATCAGGGTCATTAAAACCAACCTTGAAGAGTTCCTCTCTAAATCCTAATGCTTTTTATAAAGGAGGAGGCTTGCCAACTGGTAATCTATCTCAAGGTTACCAGGATCCAAGGTTTAGCTATGATGGGAATCAGTCGCCAATACCTTGGTTAGATATTTCCATGTCTCCTAATGGGCAATCTGAACAAACTGCAAATGGTGGGTTCTCTTCATATACAAACAACCTCTCATCTGGGCGGAATCAGAACCTTCATCCCTTCCCTCATGTCATG AATATGCACAACGCAAGACCATCATCAGGTGTAGGCCAATCATATGGATACATGAACCACATGTACCCTAACAATGTGACCTATGGTCATTATGGGAATGCCATTAGAGGCGGTTCTGGGTTTGGATCATATGGATATGATGCCCGGAAGAAAGGTCTAGGGTGGTATAATGTTGGTAACAACAAATCTAGGTTCCGTGGTTATGGAAAAGAGAATATTgatggtttcaatgagctaaaCAAAGGACCCAGAGTAAAAGGGTATAAGAATAAGGATGGTTCTGGAAATGCAACTCTAGCTGTCAAAGATCAGAACCTTCCATTGATCAAGAGCAATGATGAGGACATTGTTTCTCTTGTTCCAGATACAGAGCAGTACAATAGAGAAGATTTTCCCGAGAGTTATTCAGATGGTATGTTTTTCGTCATTAAATCCTATAGTGAGGATGATGTCCACAAAAGCATCAAATACAACGTATGGGCCAGTACATCTAATGGCAACAAGAAACTCGATGCTGCATTCCGGGAGGCCAAGGAGAAGCCTGATGGCTGTCCTGTATTTCTACTGTTTTCG GTTAATACCAGTGGACAATTTGTTGGATTAGCAGAAATGGTGGGTCCGGTTGATTTTAATAAAACTGTAGAGTATTGGCAGCAAGACAAGTGGACTGGTTGCTTCCCTGTGAAGTGGCACATCGTCAAGGATGTTCCAAATGCTTCATTGAGGCACATAACGCTTAAGAACAATGAGAACAAGTCTGTCACCAATAGTAGAGACACCCAAGAG GTTaattttgagcaagggattcaaATTCTCAAAATCTTTAAGGATCATTCAAGTAAGACCTGCattcttgatgattttgaatTCTACGAGACTCGTCAAAAGATAATCCAAGAGAAAAAGGCTAAGCATCGGCTTTTACAGAAACAG GTTTCGAATGGGGAGCCTAATGATGATGCTGTAACTGATAGCAAACAAAATGCAGCCATAGCAAAGGAGGCTTCGGAAAAATCAACGTCTGCATCGACGGCGGAGGTAGCGAAGGCGAATGGAGATGTTAAACATATAGAAGAGAATGGATCAGTTGTTGTAACCGAAGATGGCCCCGTGAAACCGGTGTGTGCAGCCAGTGCTTGCTAA
- the LOC107888415 gene encoding T-complex protein 1 subunit theta: MGFSMQPYGIQSMLKEGHKHLSGLDEAVLKNIDACKQLSTITRTSLGPEGMNKMVINHLDKLFVTNDAATIVNELEVQHPAAKILVLAGKAQQEEIGDGANLTISFAGELLQNAEELIRMGLHPSEIISGYTKSISKAIEVLGELVEKGSETMDVRNKEQVVTRMKAAVASKQHGQEDILCSLIADACIQVCPKNPANFDVDNVRVSKLVGGGLHNCTIVRGMVLKGDAVGSIKRMEKAKVAVFASGVDSSATETKGTVLIHSAEQLENYSKTEEAKVEELIKAVADSGAKVIVSGGAVGEMALHFCERYKLMVLKISSKFELRRFCRTTGTSALLKLSQPKPDDLGFVDSISVEEIGGSRVTVVRSEEGGNKIATVVLRGSTDSILDDLERAVDDGVNTYKAMCRDSRMVPGAAATEIELARRLKEFSFKETGLDQYAIAKFAESFEMVPRTLAENAGLNPMDIISKLYEKHASGNTKVGIDLGGGDSEDGVCKDVSILNIWDLYVTKFFALKYAADAACTVLRVDQIIMAKPAGGPGRREQPAGMDED; the protein is encoded by the exons ATGGGGTTCTCAATGCAGCCTTATGGCATACAATCCATGCTGAAGGAAGGTCACAAGCATCTCTCAGGTCTCGACGAAGCTGTTCTCAAAAACATTGATGCTTGCAAGCAACTATCCACCATCACCCGCACTTCCCTCGGCCCCGAAG GCATGAATAAGATGGTAATTAATCATTTAGACAAGCTCTTTGTTACCAATGATGCTGCTACTATTGTCAATGAGCTCGAGGTTCAACATCCTGCGGCCAAGATTTTAGTTCTAGCTGGTAAGGCTCAGCAAGAGGAGATCGGAGATGGCGCTAACTTGACGATTTCTTTTGCCGGTGAGCTTCTCCAAAATGCAGAGGAGCTTATTAGGATGGGCTTGCACCCCAGTGAGATCATCAGTGGATATACTAAATCCATTAGCAAG GCAATTGAGGTGTTGGGGGAACTTGTGGAGAAAGGTTCTGAAACTATGGATGTTAGGAATAAAGAGCAAGTTGTTACTCGAATGAAAGCTGCTGTTGCTAGTAAACAACATGGACAGGAAGACATATTATGTTCCCTTATAGCTGAT GCATGCATCCAAGTCTGCCCCAAGAACCCTGCAAATTTTGATGTTGATAATGTCCGTGTGTCAAAGCTTGTTGGAGGGGGTTTGCATAATTGTACAATTGTTAGAGGGATGGTTTTAAAAGGTGATGCTGTGGGAAGTATAAAGCGTATGGAGAAGGCAAAG GTGGCTGTGTTTGCCAGTGGCGTTGATTCATCTGCCACTGAAACAAAAGGAACTGTATTGATTCACTCAGCTGAGCAG CTAGAGAATTATTCTAAAACTGAAGAAGCTAAGGTTGAGGAACTCATCAAAGCAGTTGCTGATTCTGGTGCCAAAGTTATTGTCAGTGGAGGAGCTGTTGGTGAAATGGCATTACATTTCTGTGAACGTTACAA GTTAATGGTCTTGAAAATCAGCTCAAAATTTGAACTGAGGCGTTTTTGCCGCACTACGGGAACTTCTGCTCTT TTAAAACTCAGCCAACCAAAGCCGGATGATTTGGGATTTGTTGATTCAATTTCAGTCGAGGAAATTGGTGGTTCTCGG GTCACTGTTGTGAGAAGTGAAGAAGGTGGTAACAAGATTGCCACTGTGGTTTTACGAGGAAGTACTGATAGTATATTGGATGATCTTGAAAGAGCTGTTGATGATGGAGTGAACACATATAAG gCAATGTGCAGGGACAGTCGAATGGTACCTGGAGCTGCAGCTACTGAAATTGAGTTGGCTAGAAGATTGAAAGAGTTCTCCTTCAAGGAAACAGG ATTGGATCAGTATGCCATTGCCAAGTTTGCTGAAAGTTTTGAAATGGTACCAAGAACCCTAGCAGAGAATGCTGGTCTCAATCCAATGGATATCATATCTAAGCTGTATGAAAAACATGCATCCGGAAATACCAAAGTGGGTATTGACTTGGGGGGAGGTGACTCTGAGGATGGTGTTTGCAAAGATGTGTCAATCCTGAATATTTGGGATCTTTATGTCACCAA GTTTTTCGCTCTCAAATATGCTGCTGATGCTGCCTGCACTGTTCTACGGGTTGATCAG ATTATAATGGCAAAACCAGCTGGAGGTCCTGGAAGGAGAGAGCAGCCTGCAGGGATGGATGAGGACTAA
- the LOC107888432 gene encoding photosynthetic NDH subunit of subcomplex B 2, chloroplastic yields the protein MASLLSFSLPKPNIIKAVSASSATPTTTTFPTSEALDEKFGRKGIKFSESNNVPFVELTVRNGSSLKLRIPDAHVTSYKPKVYWKDDGLEEILYTVPAAGTGTIKFKGGIGLVINDATEKSSKGSLLSGYDWTVKDADNDAIDALQVELSCTAGTLDISYVVSLYPVSIATAVIVRNNGRKDASLASAILSHLNFKKRSRTAIDGLRGCSYCSHPPLSSPFELLSPSEAMKTESSGWFGSDNEEKPGVWTKQDVPITILKDKLSRVYAAPPSERLKPIFDTPPSKYETLDQDRELSFRVIRMGFQDIYLSSPGSLAEKYGKDYFICTGPASMLVPVVIKPGENWRGAQVIEHDNL from the exons ATGGCTtcccttctttctttctctcttccaaAACCAAACATAATCAAAGCTGTTTCCGCTTCTTCTGCAACTCCTACTACAACTACCTTTCCCACTTCAGAGGCTCTTGATGAAaaatttggtcgcaaaggcatcAAATTCTCAGAGTCCAACAACGTCCCATTTGTTGAGCTGACAGTAAGAAATGGAAGCTCACTGAAACTAAGAATACCTGATGCTCATGTCACTTCTTACAAACCTAAAGTATATTGGAAAGACGACGGCTTAGAGGAGATCCTTTACACAGTTCCTGCTGCGGGAACTGGCACTATCAAGTTCAAAGGAGGGATTGGTCTGGTCATCAATGATGCAACTGAAAAAAGTTCAAAAGGGTCGCTTCTATCAGGTTATGACTGGACTGTAAAGGATGCTGATAACGATGCCATTGATGCTCTTCAG GTTGAGTTGAGCTGTACTGCTGGAACTCTAGATATCAGTTATGTCGTCTCCCTTTATCCAGTAAGCATAGCAACAGCAGTCATAGTAAGGAACAATGGCCGCAAAGATGCGAGTTTAGCCAGTGCAATACTTAGCCATTTGAACTTCAAGAAAAGAAGTCGAACAGCAATTGATGGACTCAGAGGCTGCTCTTACTGCTCGCATCCGCCATTGTCTTCACCTTTCGAGCTCTTATCCCCATCTGAAGCAATGAAAACTGAATCTTCAGGATGGTTTGGTTCTGATAATGAAGAGAAACCGGGTGTATGGACCAAACAAGATGTGCCAATCACTATTTTGAAGGATAAGCTGAGTAGAGTGTATGCTGCTCCACCATCAGAGAGACTGAAGCCAATTTTTGACACCCCACCTTCAAAATATGAAACTCTAGATCAG GATAGAGAACTGTCCTTCAGGGTAATAAGAATGGGGTTTCAAGATATATACTTATCAAGCCCTGGTTCATTAGCAGAGAAGTATGGGAAGGATTATTTTATCTGCACTGGACCGGCTTCAATGCTGGTGCCTGTTGTTATAAAACCTGGTGAAAATTGGAGAGGAGCTCAAGTCATTGAGCACGATAACttgtaa